From the Cervus elaphus chromosome 20, mCerEla1.1, whole genome shotgun sequence genome, one window contains:
- the KCNA3 gene encoding potassium voltage-gated channel subfamily A member 3, whose product MDEHLSLLRSPPQPSARQRAHPPQQPASGGGGGDAHTLVNPGYAEPAAGSELPPDMTVVPGDHLLEPEAADGGGDQPQGGCGGGGGCDRYEPLPPALPAAGEQDCCGERVVINISGLRFETQLKTLCQFPETLLGDPKRRMRYFDPLRNEYFFDRNRPSFDAILYYYQSGGRIRRPVNVPIDIFSEEIRFYQLGEEAMEKFREDEGFLREEERPLPRRDFQRQVWLLFEYPESSGPARGIAIVSVLVILISIVIFCLETLPEFRDEKYYTASPSQELFETASNSTSGGPAGASSFSDPFFVVETLCIIWFSFELLVRFFACPSKATFSRNIMNLIDIVAIIPYFITLGTELAERQGNGQQAMSLAILRVIRLVRVFRIFKLSRHSKGLQILGQTLKASMRELGLLIFFLFIGVILFSSAVYFAEADDPTSGFSSIPDAFWWAVVTMTTVGYGDMHPVTIGGKIVGSLCAIAGVLTIALPVPVIVSNFNYFYHRETEGEEQAQYLHVGSCQHLSPSAEELRKARSNSTLSKSEYMVIEEGGMNHSAFPQAPFKTGNSTATCTTNNNPNSCVNIKKIFTDV is encoded by the coding sequence ATGGACGAGCACCTCAGCCTCCTGCGCTCGCCGCCGCAGCCCTCCGCCCGCCAGCGCGCCCACCCTCCGCAGCAGCCcgcgagcggcggcggcggcggcgacgccCACACGCTGGTGAACCCCGGCTACGCCGAGCCCGCCGCGGGCTCCGAGCTGCCGCCCGACATGACGGTGGTGCCCGGGGACCACCTGCTGGAGCCGGAGGCGGCCGACGGTGGCGGGGACCAGCCTCAGGGTGGctgcggtggcggcggcggctgcgaCCGCTACGAGCCGCTGCCGCCCGCGCTGCCGGCCGCCGGCGAGCAGGACTGCTGCGGGGAGCGAGTGGTCATCAACATCTCGGGGCTCCGCTTCGAGACGCAGCTCAAGACCCTCTGCCAGTTCCCGGAGACGCTGCTGGGCGACCCCAAGCGGCGCATGAGGTACTTCGACCCGCTCCGCAACGAGTACTTCTTCGACCGCAACCGGCCCAGCTTCGACGCCATCCTCTACTACTATCAGTCCGGGGGTCGAATCCGCCGGCCTGTCAATGTGCCCATCGACATCTTTTCCGAGGAGATCCGCTTCTACCAGCTGGGCGAGGAGGCCATGGAGAAGTTCCGCGAGGACGAGGGCTTCCTGCGGGAGGAAGAGCGGCCCCTGCCCCGCCGCGATTTCCAGCGCCAGGTGTGGCTGCTCTTCGAGTACCCGGAGAGCTCCGGGCCGGCCCGGGGCATCGCCATCGTGTCCGTGCTCGTCATCCTCATCTCCATCGTCATCTTCTGCCTGGAGACGCTGCCCGAGTTCCGCGACGAGAAGTACTACACTGCGTCGCCGTCGCAGGAGCTGTTCGAGACGGCCAGTAACAGCACGTCGGGGGGCCCCGCGGGAGCCTCCAGCTTCTCGGATCCCTTCTTCGTGGTGGAGACCTTGTGCATCATCTGGTTCTCCTTTGAGCTGCTGGTGCGGTTCTTCGCTTGCCCCAGCAAAGCTACCTTCTCGCGAAATATCATGAACCTGATAGACATCGTGGCCATCATCCCTTATTTCATCACTCTAGGCACCGAGCTAGCTGAGCGACAGGGGAATGGACAGCAGGCCATGTCCCTGGCCATCCTGAGAGTCATCCGCCTGGTGAGGGTCTTCCGCATCTTCAAGCTCTCCCGCCACTCCAAGGGGCTGCAGATCCTGGGGCAGACTCTAAAGGCTTCCATGCGGGAGCTGGGGCTgctcatcttcttcctctttattggagtcatcctcttctccagcgCTGTCTACTTTGCCGAGGCGGACGACCCCACTTCAGGTTTTAGCAGCATCCCGGATGCCTTCTGGTGGGCTGTGGTAACCATGACAACAGTAGGTTATGGTGACATGCACCCGGTGACCATAGGGGGCAAGATTGTGGGGTCACTGTGTGCCATCGCAGGTGTCTTGACCATTGCTTTGCCAGTCCCTGTAATTGTTTCCAACTTCAATTATTTCTACCACCGGGAGACAGAAGGGGAAGAGCAAGCCCAGTATTTGCACGTGGGAAGTTGCCAGCATCTCTCCCCTTCAGCTGAGGAGCTCCGGAAAGCAAGGAGTAACTCCACTCTGAGTAAGTCAGAGTATATGGTGATCGAAGAGGGGGGTATGAACCATAGTGCTTTCCCCCAGGCACCCTTCAAAACGGGCAATTCCACGGCCACCTGCACCACGAACAATAATCCCAACTCCTGTGTCAACATCAAAAAGATATTTACCGATGTTTAA